In the genome of Microbacterium paraoxydans, the window GTGCTGCGGGCATCGGAACCCGGGCGTGGGCGCTCCGGCATGTGCAACATCTGCCACACGATGCAGCCGGGCAACCAGGTGGCGCTGTTCGCGGCGCGACGCACGGGAGAGGCGGGGGAGCGCGGCGACTCGGTCGGCACGTACATCTGCGCCGATCTGTCCTGCCACGAGAACGTGCGCCTGGCGCATCCGCTGGCACCCAACGAGATCCGGGCGGCGGGACAGGTCGACTTCCGGCTCGACGGCACCCGGCGGCGCATGGAGCGGTTCGTCGCTCGCGTCTGGGACGGCTCCTGAGCGCGACTAGCCTGGAGGCATCCGCCTGTGCTCGAAGGAGAAGCCATGAGTGATGCCATCCTGTTCGCCGTCGACGAGGGGATGGCGCGGCTGACGCTGAACCGTCCGACCCGCCTCAACGCCTTCAACGCCGATCTGGCGTACGCCTGGAGGGACGCGACCGTCGAGGCGACGTCGCGAGACGACGTGCAGGCCATCCTCATCGATGCGGCGGGACCGGCGTTCTGCGCGGGCGGTGACGTGATCGACATGGCGACGACCATGGGGTCGTCCGGGGCGGAGATCACCGCGCTGGCGGAAGTGATCAACACCGGGATCCGCGCGCTCACGGAGTCGAGCGTGCCGGTGGTCGCCGCGGCGCACGGGACGACGGCCGGCGGCGGACTCGGCATCCTGCTCGCCACGGACTACGCGGTGGTGGGCTCGCGGTCGCAGCTCGGGAGCCTGTACGCGAATATCGGGCTCACTCCGGACCTCTCCGTGTCGGCCCAGCTCGCACGGGCCGTCGGCCAGCGCCGTGCCCTGCAGCTCGTGCTGCAGGACCGGCTTCTCACCGCCGCGGAGGCCCTCGACTGGGGGCTCGTGGCCGAGGTCGTGGAGGGCGAGGACGGCAGGACGGAAGCCGACCGAGTCCGTGCACGGGCCGAGGAGGTCGCGCGGTTCTGGCTCGCCGGGGCGGCGGACGCGTACGGGCAGGCCAAGCGGCTGGTGCGGTCGCAGCCGGAGCGCACGTTCGCCGAGCAGCTGAGCGAGGAGGCTCGGTCGATCGGTGCCGCCCTGGAGACCCCGGACGCGCAGGCGCGGGTCGCGGCGTTCGCGGCGGCCTCCGCGAAGAAGGCCGGCTGACCCTTCCTCCCCAGGGCGCGGGCGGTCCCTGATCTCCTTCGCACTCGAGGGAAGCCGGAACAAGCGGGCCCGCGCGTGGCAGGATGAAGGCATCGCCGCTCGACGAGAGGATCCCCATGTCCCATCCGGACACCGCCCGGCTGCAGCCGCAGGGTGACAAGAAGAACATGTCGCTGCTCATCAGGGGCTCGCTGTGGGTCGCGATCGGCGCCCTCATCGCCGCGGCTCTGGTCTGCGTCGTGTGGGTCCTGGTCGGTGATCAGAACGGCCTCATCGGTCGCGCCTTCCTCACGATCCTCCTGCTCGCCGCCTTCGCCGGGATCGCCATCCTCGAGGCGGGCCTCGCGCCGAACCGGCCGGACTGGCTCCAGCTCGCGAGCATGGTCACCTGGGTCGTCGCGCTCCTCGTCGGCCTCGTGAAGATCTGGCTCCCGGAAGACGGGTTCTACTTCGGCGCGGAGCGCTTCTTCCAACTGCTGTTCGTGATCGGGATCCTGCAGCTCGCACTGCTCCATGTGCGGCTCTTCACCCGTGCCGCGCAGCGCCATGTCACGACTTTCACGAAGGTGATCCACATCGTGACGATCGTCTTCCTCGGCGCCCTCGTCGCACTGCTGGTGTTCTTCCTCGCGTTCCCCAACACCTTCGACTACACCGAGCTGTACTGGCGCATCGTCGTCGCCCTCACGATCCTCGTCGCCGTCGGCACGACGCTCATCCCGCTGCTGAACGCCCTGTTCGCGCCGAAGAAGGCTCCTGCCGCCCGGCCCATCGCCTCCGCGCCGTCCTGGCCGACCTACGCCGATGGCATCACGCCCCTCCCGGTCCTTCCGGACGGGAGTCCGGACTGGAATGCGTTCTACACGGGCTACCCCTCGGCGACTCCCCAGGCCCTGGGTCAGGCGCCCGCCGCGGCGTTCCCCGTGGCGACGCCGCCCCTGGCGCCCACGGCTCCGGCCCTTCCCGACTTCGCGGCGCCTCCCGCTCCTGGCCCTGTGCCTCCCGCGCCCGACCTGCCGGCGCCGCCGCAGCCGGCGTCGCCCTCGGCGGCACCTGCGCAGCCGGCGCCGCCGCAGCCCGCTCCGCCCACCCAGAGTGAGCCCCCGGCCTTCCCGCCGCCGCCGCCCGCACCCTCGCACCCGGCGCCGTGATCGACGCTCTCGAGCTCAGCGCGCTGGCGACCGAGATCGCCGAGGAGGCGGGTGCGCTCGCCCGTACCCGACGTCGGGAGGGCGTCCGGCTCGCGGCGACCAAGTCGACGCTCGCCGACATCGTGACCGAGGCGGACCGCGAGGTGGAGGCGCTCATCCGCGAGCGACTGCGCGCGGCCCGGCCGGCGGACGGTTTCCTCGGTGAGGAGTCGGGTGCGGCCGCCGGCGACAGCGGCATCACGTGGGTGGTCGACCCCATCGACGGCACGGTGAACTACGCCTACGGCATCCCGGCGTACAACGTGAGCATCGCGGCCGTCAGCGGTCCTCCGGAGCCGGACGCCTGGGAGGCGCTGGCCGCCGCCGTGCACGCGCCCGCTGTAGGGGAGACCTTCTCGGCCGCTCGCGGGCACGGTGCCTGGTCGGACGGCGTCCGGCTCGCGGCGACCGCGGTGACCGACGCCGGGGCACTCCTGGCGACCGGGTTCGGCTACGACCCGGCGACGCACGACGGCGACCTCGCGACGGTCCGCCGGGTGATGCCCATCGCCCGGGATCTCCGCCGTATGGGATCGGCGGCCCTCGACCTGGCCTACGTGGCGGCGGGCCGACTGGACGGATACTTCGAGCGCGGCCTCAAACCGTGGGATCACGCGGCGGGCGCCCTGCTCGTCCAGGAAGCGGGCGGCCGGGTGAGCCGGATCGACCGGGAATCGCCGCGGCCCTTCCTGATCGCGGGTGGCGTGACCGTGCACGACCGACTCCGGGATATCCTCGATGAGGAGAAACCCTGACCGATCCATGGCTTTCACAGGAGGATCGGGGTAGTGTTTACCCGATCGTTACTTTCACCACCCGAAGGTGAGAGTTGTCATTGCGCCCCCGAGCATCACGAACGAGCGAGAGATTAGCTTTGCCCTTCGAGAACCCCCAGGCTGCCGCTGCGCCCACGCGCCGGTCCAGCCGCCCTCGCACTGCGGCCTCCGAGGCCTCGGCGAGCGGGTCGACGGCACCCCTCGCTGACGCGGAGACCGTGATCGCCCTCGCTGCTGTCATCCCGCTCTCCCGTCGCGCCGCGCGTCAGCGCCAGGCCGAGGTACCCCCGGTGCCGGTCGCACCTGAGGAGCCCTTCATCGCCGCGGCTGCGCCCGTCATCGCCGATGTCCCCGCGGTGCCCGTCGTCGCCGAGATCGTCGAGAAGTCAGAGGACACGGTTCCGGTCGAGGACATCGCCCCGGCGTCCGAGCCCTTCGTCGCCGAGGCTGACGCCGAGGGCGACGCGTTCGAGCGCGCCTCCCGCGCCTTCCGCGAGACCGGCTCCATCCCGACGTCGTCGGCGTCCCGCCGTTCGGCTTTCGTCGCGAACGCCGCATCGCAGGCTGCGCCGAAGATCGACACCGCCGGCCTCGCCGCCGTCGGTCCTCGCCGCACCCGCCGCATCCGCAAGACCCTCGCCGCCGGTGCCACCGTCGGCGCGATGGGGCTCGCCGGACTCCTGGCCGTGTCCATGACCCTGCCGGCGGAGGCCGTCGCGGCCGCCCAGGGCGGATCGCTCGCCTCGACGTCCCTCGTCACCGCGGCCGCCGCTGACGCGGCAGGCTCGGCGGACGACGAGATTCAGGCCTTCGTCGCGCCGTCCGGCGTGCAGAACGAGCCGCTCTCTCGTGCCGACAACTTCAGCACCGTGTCGCTCGTCGAGGTCGCCGCCGAGCAGGGCATCAACTACTCGGGCGAGATCTTCACCAACGACCCGGATGCCGCCATCCAGTGGCCGTTCCTCGTCGGTGTGGGCATGAGCTACGGCTACGGCATGCGCAGCGGCCGCCTCCACGAGGGCATCGACTTCGTTCCGGGCAACGGTGCGCCCATCCAGGCCATCGCCGACGGCACCGTCCGCATCGCCACCGAGCAGGGTGCCGCCTACGGTGTCACGGTCTACATCGACCACGTCATCGACGGCTCGGTCATCACGAGCCACTACTCGCACATGCAGTACGGCTCGCTGCAGGTCAAGGCGGGCGACAAGGTCAAGGTCGGCGACATCGTCGGCAAGACCGGTAACACCGGCCGCTCCTACGGGGCGCACCTGCACTTCGAGCTCATCGTGAACGGGACGACCATCGACCCGATGCCGTGGCTCAAGAAGAACGCCGGACGCACGTCGCTCACCTCGGAGGAGTGACCGTCTCGATTTCATGAGGACGCCACAGTGATGGTATTCTCGTGTGGTTGCCCCGCGAGAGGCAGCGCGCCCCGATAGCTCAGTGGCAGAGCACTTCCATGGTAAGGAAGGGGTCGTCAGTTCAATCCTGACTCGGGGCTCGGAGTTCGCATCTGCGATGCGGATGCCGTGCGGCAGGGTAGCTCAGTTGGTGAGAGCGCACGACTCATAATCGTGAGGTCGCGGGTTCAAGCCCCGCTCCTGCTACAGAATGAAACCCCCGGAACGTTCCGGGGGTTTTGTCGTCTCCGACCTCCGTGCCGGGATACCGTCCTCACCCCGCGCGGAGCGTCTTAGAGTGTGTGACGCGTCGGCTTCGCAGCCGGCCACCGAGATGGCGGGCATCGAGGGACGAGGTCTGCCGTGTCTGCACCCGATCGCCGTGCGAGCACCGTGTTCCGGGACGCCCGGCGAGCCCTGGAGGACGCCGTCGCGGACGGGCGCGGTCATTGCCTCGGGCTCGAAACGCTCGCGCCGCACGAGTCCTGGGACGTGCTGGTCGCCGAAGGCTACGGGCGCGCGTTGCTGACCGGCGCCCTCGCCGGGGCACTCGCCGGGATGCTGCGGCACGGCGTGACCGTCGCCGACGTGCTGAGCTGTCCCGAGGTCCCTCTCGGGGTCGAGCTCGGGCCGCGATCCCTCCGGCTCGTCACGGGGTGGCTCGCGGACGGCGTGGCCGAGATGGACGACGCCGTCGTGTCGCGGACGATGGTGGCGGGCGTCGCCGACGACCTCATCGGCGCCTCCGACGCGGCCCTGTCCGCCGGCGACGCGCACCGGGTGGCTGTGCTGGTCTTCGCGATGGCGGCGGTCGGCACCCACGCCGTCTGGCGTGCGGCGTGACGCGCGCTGTCAGCGCCGAGAGGCGAAGGTGCGGGGTGCGGAGGTTTCGACCCGCCCGCGGATGAAGACCATCAGCACGAGGCCCACGACGACCACGACGATGTTCCCCCAGAGCCGCGAGCGCCGTCAGCCCACCCTCGGCGGGGTGCAGCGTCTGAAGGAAGATGCTCGGGTCGGTGCTGGCGTGGAGGAGGATCGGGGCCACGATGGTCCGGGTGACGCGGAGCGCGAGGTACATGCAGATGCCGAACGCGAAGGTGTAGACGAGCTGGAAGAGGGTCGGGAGCAGATCCTGGCCGGTCAGGAGGTTGCCCGCGTGCAGCCCGGCGAAGATCGCCGCGGAGATCACCGCGACGACGAGCTCGCGCGCCCCCGCGTCCCGCATCATCTTCACGACGAGGCCGCGCGTGAGGACCTCCTCCGCGAAGCCGATGGCGAGGCCGGCGAGCAACCAGGTCGCCACGACATCCACCCCGACGCTGCCGTCCTCGATCGTGAGGAAGCGGAGGACGTTGAACAGCAGGACGGCGACGATCGCGATCCACATCCATCCCGCTCCCCGGATCGGCTGGCGCCCGAACACGGGGCGCCACCACCCGACCGAGGCGATGAACCCGACGAGCAGGAGACCCCCGACGAGGATCGGCAGGACGTCGTAGACGAGGACGCCGGCCGCACTCGCCGGGTCGTCCACCTGCGCGGCCAGCGGGAGGAAGGCCAGCGAGAGCAGCTGATAGAGCCCGTAGTACACGGCGGCGAGTAGGAGGGCGCGCCACCAGCCTCCGCGATCCCAGAAGCGCTGCCAGGCGGAACGGTGCGGTGCGGCGTCGGTCATGGGTGCTCCTCTGTGGGGGGAAGGGGCGGACGGCTCAAGTCTGGTGGTTCCGTGCCGGACCCGACGAAAGCGCCGGACGACACGCCGTGTCAACCCCCTCGGCCCCGGGAGGCCGCCCGCCCAGACTGGCCGTCCGGATCCCCAACGTCAGGAGGCGCCATGTCCGACACGTCGAACAGCCAGGACAACCAGGAGGAGATCGAGGCCATCGGCGTCGACCCCGACTTCGTCACCACCGATCACGACCCCGAGCCCGACGAGCTTCCGGCGACGGGCGGCGGGGAGGACGACGACGACGTCGACGTCGCCGACCTCCCCTAGCGCGGGCTACTTGCCTGTGGGCGCCGAGCCGGTCTCTCCCGGCTCGGCGTCCGCGCGTGCGGCGTCGACCCGCCCTCCGGCGCGGAGCTCCGCCTCCAGACGCTCGGCCTCCTCGCCGCTGATCGCCTCACCGCGGGCCACGAGACCGGCCTGATCCGACAGCGGGATCTGCTTGAGGAACAGCGACAGGATCAGGGCGAGGGCGATGAAGGGCACGAGGTACCAGAACACCGGGGCGAGCGCGTCCGCGTACGCCGTGACGATGCCGTCGCGCACCTCGTCCGGGAGGCTGTTCAGCGTGGCGGGGTCGATCGTGGACGCGGCCTCCGATGCGGCCTCGGGCGACGCTCCGGCGCCGGCGAACACGCCGAGGAGGTTCTCGGTCAGTCGCGTCGTGAAGATCGTGCCGAACACCGCCGTCCCCAGCGAGGCGCCGACCTCGCGGAAGTAGTTGTTCGTGCTGGTGGCGGTGCCGATCTCGCCCGCCGGGACGGCGTTCTGCACGACGAGCACGACGACCTGCATGATGAGGCCGAGCCCGGCGCCGAAGACGAACAGGAACGCGCAGATCAGCCAGATCGGCGTCTCCGCCGACAGGGTGGTCATGGCGACCATCGCGATGCCGGTGATGATCGTGCCGAGGATCGGGTAGATCTTGTACTTCCCGGTCTTCGAGATCGCGATGCCGGAGAAGATCGAGGTCCCCATGAGGCCCACCATCATCGGGATCATCAGCAGACCCGATGCGGCGGCGGATGTGCCGGAGGACATCTGCAGGAACGTCGGGACGAAGCCGATCGCGGCGAACATGCCGATGCCGAGGACGAGGCCGATGGCGGTGGCGTTCACGAAGATCGGATTGCGGAAGAGGCTGAGCGGGATGATCGGGTCCTGCACCCGGGACTCGGTGATGACGAACGCCGTCGCCGACACCACGAGCCCGGCGCCCCAGGCCCAGGTCGCCAGGGAATCCCAGCCGAACGCCGCGTCGCCGCCGAAGTCGGTGAAGAAGATGAGGCAGGTCGTGGCGGCGGACAGGAAGAGCACGCCGAGGATGTCGATCGGCTTCTCCGCCTTCTTGCTGGGGAGCTTCAGGGCCACGAGGGCGATGAGGAACGCGGCGATGCCGACCGGGATGTTGATGTAGAACGCCCACTGCCAGGTCATGTGATCGACGAAGAAGCCGCCGAGGAGCGGTCCGGCGACGGCGGAGAGGCCGAACACCGCACCGAGCGGACCCATGTACTTGCCGCGCTCGTTGGCGGGCACGATGTCGGCGATGATCGCCTGCGAGAGGATCATGAGGCCGCCGCCGCCGAGACCCTGGAGGGCGCGGAACACCACGAACATCCA includes:
- a CDS encoding enoyl-CoA hydratase/isomerase family protein, translating into MSDAILFAVDEGMARLTLNRPTRLNAFNADLAYAWRDATVEATSRDDVQAILIDAAGPAFCAGGDVIDMATTMGSSGAEITALAEVINTGIRALTESSVPVVAAAHGTTAGGGLGILLATDYAVVGSRSQLGSLYANIGLTPDLSVSAQLARAVGQRRALQLVLQDRLLTAAEALDWGLVAEVVEGEDGRTEADRVRARAEEVARFWLAGAADAYGQAKRLVRSQPERTFAEQLSEEARSIGAALETPDAQARVAAFAAASAKKAG
- a CDS encoding inositol monophosphatase family protein; the protein is MDALELSALATEIAEEAGALARTRRREGVRLAATKSTLADIVTEADREVEALIRERLRAARPADGFLGEESGAAAGDSGITWVVDPIDGTVNYAYGIPAYNVSIAAVSGPPEPDAWEALAAAVHAPAVGETFSAARGHGAWSDGVRLAATAVTDAGALLATGFGYDPATHDGDLATVRRVMPIARDLRRMGSAALDLAYVAAGRLDGYFERGLKPWDHAAGALLVQEAGGRVSRIDRESPRPFLIAGGVTVHDRLRDILDEEKP
- a CDS encoding MDR family MFS transporter, which gives rise to MSATATADAPFLLTKRRIWIIFSALIAGMLLASLDQTIVSTAMPTIVGQLGGVDHQVWITTAYLLATTIVMPIYGKFGDVLGRRSLFLVAIALFTLASVGCAFASDFWMFVVFRALQGLGGGGLMILSQAIIADIVPANERGKYMGPLGAVFGLSAVAGPLLGGFFVDHMTWQWAFYINIPVGIAAFLIALVALKLPSKKAEKPIDILGVLFLSAATTCLIFFTDFGGDAAFGWDSLATWAWGAGLVVSATAFVITESRVQDPIIPLSLFRNPIFVNATAIGLVLGIGMFAAIGFVPTFLQMSSGTSAAASGLLMIPMMVGLMGTSIFSGIAISKTGKYKIYPILGTIITGIAMVAMTTLSAETPIWLICAFLFVFGAGLGLIMQVVVLVVQNAVPAGEIGTATSTNNYFREVGASLGTAVFGTIFTTRLTENLLGVFAGAGASPEAASEAASTIDPATLNSLPDEVRDGIVTAYADALAPVFWYLVPFIALALILSLFLKQIPLSDQAGLVARGEAISGEEAERLEAELRAGGRVDAARADAEPGETGSAPTGK
- a CDS encoding M23 family metallopeptidase, with amino-acid sequence MPFENPQAAAAPTRRSSRPRTAASEASASGSTAPLADAETVIALAAVIPLSRRAARQRQAEVPPVPVAPEEPFIAAAAPVIADVPAVPVVAEIVEKSEDTVPVEDIAPASEPFVAEADAEGDAFERASRAFRETGSIPTSSASRRSAFVANAASQAAPKIDTAGLAAVGPRRTRRIRKTLAAGATVGAMGLAGLLAVSMTLPAEAVAAAQGGSLASTSLVTAAAADAAGSADDEIQAFVAPSGVQNEPLSRADNFSTVSLVEVAAEQGINYSGEIFTNDPDAAIQWPFLVGVGMSYGYGMRSGRLHEGIDFVPGNGAPIQAIADGTVRIATEQGAAYGVTVYIDHVIDGSVITSHYSHMQYGSLQVKAGDKVKVGDIVGKTGNTGRSYGAHLHFELIVNGTTIDPMPWLKKNAGRTSLTSEE
- a CDS encoding CPBP family intramembrane glutamic endopeptidase, with the protein product MTDAAPHRSAWQRFWDRGGWWRALLLAAVYYGLYQLLSLAFLPLAAQVDDPASAAGVLVYDVLPILVGGLLLVGFIASVGWWRPVFGRQPIRGAGWMWIAIVAVLLFNVLRFLTIEDGSVGVDVVATWLLAGLAIGFAEEVLTRGLVVKMMRDAGARELVVAVISAAIFAGLHAGNLLTGQDLLPTLFQLVYTFAFGICMYLALRVTRTIVAPILLHASTDPSIFLQTLHPAEGGLTALAALGEHRRGRRGPRADGLHPRAGRNLRTPHLRLSALTARVTPHARRRGCRPPPSRRPAQPPGARRRRTGPRRRRR
- a CDS encoding FBP domain-containing protein, whose product is MRPLTEADVRASFVNADADELRVMEMPHDFLLVDWDYLDFFAWRDPSAGKRGYVLIPHEGRVVGVVLRASEPGRGRSGMCNICHTMQPGNQVALFAARRTGEAGERGDSVGTYICADLSCHENVRLAHPLAPNEIRAAGQVDFRLDGTRRRMERFVARVWDGS